One Nicotiana sylvestris chromosome 12, ASM39365v2, whole genome shotgun sequence genomic window carries:
- the LOC104238091 gene encoding IQ domain-containing protein IQM6-like, with product MGITYSCPFANFDDSDTRFESYLVRTMSFGNDGTRTTLHHINFNEQNSQQSKMQKSLSSGKLILEGTLSYKRRELEAEIGLKTPAFDASDKTSNRSDSLTSSEEVSENLHSMPDQTTNMLPLVYEKQRDEAAVKLQKTYKSFRTRRRLADCAILVEQRWWKVLDSVELKHSSISFFDIQKPETAFSRWSRALTRAAKVGKGLSKDEKACKLALQHWLEAIDPRHRYGHNLQFYYAKWLQADSKQPFFYWLDIGEGKEVNLEKCPRSKLHQQCIKYLGPVEREAYEIVIVGGKFIYKQSGRLLDTRGGPEDTKWIFVLSVSKDLYIGMKQKGTFQHSSFLAGGATLSAGRLVVEDGILKAVWPHSGHYLPTKENFEEFISYLEQHNIDVSVLQKSPSDEEKAHFIRKEGGFGLRNSLSAPDFSQANEECTTKHSNKEKTDSTTKYCKDAENSVPLSRRSQGLRPQIAVQIPLRQDVFELFPKAGQQGGSKNDTQPVDTPIDGYETAEEYLSDTELSVSKQNLFDDEDEEDYEEPIPTEKIIKRINTHRRTKSFQLAHQLSCRWTTGAGPRIGCMRDYPTELQFRVMEEVYLSPRTTSPTPPKSAQRHTPTIFSRETTESKRRPVSESAAFFQSTPLVEEIQKYCDQ from the exons ATGGGAATAACATATTCCTGTCCCTTTGCCAATTTTGATGATTCAGATACTCGGTTCGAATCTTATTTAGTGAGAAcaatgagttttggaaatgatgGTACGAGGACCACGTTACATCATATTAATTTCAATGAACAAAATTCTCAGCAGTCAAAAATGCAGAAGTCTCTCAGTTCTGGTAAGTTGATCCTTGAAGGAACTCTTAGCTATAAAAGGAGGGAATTGGAGGCCGAGATTGGACTAAAGACTCCTGCGTTTGATGCGAGTGATAAGACGTCGAATAGATCAGATAGCCTCACGAGCAGTGAAGAGGTTTCTGAAAATTTGCATAGTATGCCTGACCAGACTACTAACATGCTACCATTAGTATATGAGAAACAAAGAGATGAGGCTGCAGTAAAGTTGCAGAAAACGTACAAAAGTTTTCGTACTCGAAGACGGCTAGCGGATTGTGCTATTCTAGTTGAGCAGAGATG GTGGAAGGTATTAGATTCTGTTGAACTCAAGCATAGTTCTATATCATTCTTTGACATTCAGAAACCCGAAACCGCTTTTTCTCGTTGGTCAAGAGCTTTAACTAGAGCTGCGAAG GTTGGTAAAGGTTTGTCCAAAGATGAAAAGGCATGTAAGCTTGCTTTACAGCATTGGCTTGAGGCA ATTGATCCTAGACATCGCTATGGTCACAATCTTCAATTTTATTACGCCAAGTGGCTTCAAGCTGACAGtaaacaacctttcttctatTG GTTGGACATAGGTGAAGGTAAAGAAGTAAATCTTGAGAAGTGCCCCAGATCAAAACTTCATCAACAATGCATCAAGTATCTTGGTCCG GTAGAGAGAGAGGCATATGAAATTGTAATTGTGGGTGGAAAATTCATTTATAAGCAGAGTGGGAGGCTTCTTGATACGAGGGGAGGTCCTGAAGATACCAAGTGGATCTTTGTGCTAAGCGTGTCGAAGGACTTGTATATTGGAATGAAGCAAAAAGGCACTTTTCAGCATTCCAGTTTCTTAGCTGGAGGAGCCACATTATCTGCAGGCAGATTAGTGGTAGAAGATGGTATTCTAAAG GCTGTCTGGCCGCACAGCGGACATTATCTCCCTACAAAGGAGAATTTTGAAGAATTTATATCATATCTTGAGCAACATAACATTGACGTCAGTGTTCTCCAG AAATCCCCGAGTGATGAGGAGAAAGCACACTTTATTAGGAAGGAAGGTGGTTTTGGCCTTCGTAACAGCTTATCTGCACCAGATTTTAGCCAAGCCAATGAAGAGTGCACCACCAAACACTCAAACAAGGAGAAGACTGATTCTACTACCAAGTATTGCAAAGATGCAGAAAATTCAGTTCCATTGTCAAGGCGGTCGCAAGGATTAAGACCCCAAATTGCGGTCCAAATACCACTAAGGCAAGACGTATTTGAGTTGTTCCCTAAGGCTGGCCAGCAGGGAGGATCAAAAAACGACACACAGCCTGTGGATACTCCAATAGATGGATATGAAACAGCAGAAGAATATTTATCTGATACAGAACTATCAGTTTCAAAGCAGAATTTATTTGAtgacgaagatgaagaagatTATGAAGAACCTATCCCCACAGAAAAGATAATCAAGAGAATAAATACACATAGAAGAACGAAGTCATTCCAGTTGGCTCATCAATTGTCTTGTAGATGGACAACGGGAGCTGGACCTCGGATTGGATGCATGAGGGACTATCCAACAGAGCTCCAATTTCGCGTTATGGAGGAGGTGTATTTGTCTCCAAGAACTACATCTCCAACTCCACCTAAATCTGCTCAACGTCATACTCCTACTATCTTTTCTAGAGAAACAACTGAAAGCAAAAGACGTCCTGTTTCTGAATCAGCAGCATTCTTTCAATCAACCCCACTTGTAGAAGAGATACAAAAATATTGTGATCAGTAG